The following is a genomic window from Candidatus Neomarinimicrobiota bacterium.
AATGTTTGCGATCAATCTGATGGATTGAAATTCATTTCTTGAGTTATTTTTCCTTTCGTATCCCAGAAGATCCATTTCCCTGTCCGTTTCCCTCTCTCATAAAATCCTCTCGATCGAAGTTGCCCCAATTCATACCACCAACTCCATTCACCCGTTCGCTCACCGCGATGGTATTGTCCCTCCATTTCCTGCTGACCGTTTTCATACCACCGGCCGTAAGAGCCGTGAAACTGACCCCTTAAGTAAGTTGCAATCGACCGCTTCTCGCTGCTAGAATACCAGAAAGTCCACTCGTGGTGAAGCCTATCTTTCCTGAATTCACCCTTACGATCCAAGTTCCCGTTTTTGAACCAGTAGGCGGCGGGACCGTTTTTCTTTCCGTTACTGTAGATTACTTCACCACGCTTCTGACCTGAGGCGTACCACCATGCCCACTTCCCTTCCCTGCGATCATTGAGAATACTTCCCTCCTCTTTTTTCTGACCGTTGGGATAGGTCTCGGTAACCACTATGGGCTCTCCAGCGCAGCCAACAAGTAGCGGGAGAATGATAAGATGGACCACTTTTTTTTTCATGGAAGAGGTCCCACTAAAGCCATTCGTAGCGGTTCAGTAAGATGCCGAGAGCAGAAAGAAAGAATGCCCAAAAGAGAAAAATGGCGAAGACAACTTTACGGCCGCCCTTCACGCCGTGCCGCTGTCGAACTTACCTAGGATATCAATAAGGTCTACAACGCGGTTAGAATAACCCCACTCATTGTCATACCAGCTGAGTGTCTTTACCAGCGAGCCGT
Proteins encoded in this region:
- a CDS encoding toxin-antitoxin system YwqK family antitoxin — translated: MKKKVVHLIILPLLVGCAGEPIVVTETYPNGQKKEEGSILNDRREGKWAWWYASGQKRGEVIYSNGKKNGPAAYWFKNGNLDRKGEFRKDRLHHEWTFWYSSSEKRSIATYLRGQFHGSYGRWYENGQQEMEGQYHRGERTGEWSWWYELGQLRSRGFYERGKRTGKWIFWDTKGKITQEMNFNPSD